The following are encoded in a window of Impatiens glandulifera chromosome 5, dImpGla2.1, whole genome shotgun sequence genomic DNA:
- the LOC124939891 gene encoding protein unc-45 homolog A: MASAPPINKIERAHQMYRESQYEEALGFYSEALGMAKTKPQKIALHSNRAACYLKLHDFKKAAEECTSVLELDNNHTGALMLRAQTLVTLKEYHSALFDVNRLMELNPSSEVYRNLHARLKTQLSLAPIPEDETEFEEQSDEQSDNGDENDEQEEVLHVVEKDQVTPLQEEEKDKGWQAIPKPKGHSRLDYSRWDSVEDESSSDDEDDEDYEDSQPKYRFRLRTVGVRSVK, translated from the exons ATGGCGTCGGCGCCGCCGATTAACAAGATTGAGCGAGCTCATCAGATGTATCGGGAAAGTCAGTATGAAGAAGCTTTAGGATTCTACTCCGAGGCGCTTGGTATGGCCAAAACGAAACCTCAGAAGATTGCTCTTCATAGCAACAGAGCCGCTTGTTACCTCAAATTGCACGATTTCAAAAAG GCAGCAGAGGAATGTACTTCTGTGCTTGAGCTCGATAATAACCACACCGGAGCACTGATGTTGCGTGCTCAGACACTAGTCACACTCAAGGAATATCATTCAGCACTCTTCGATGTTAACAGGCTTATGGAATTAAATCCATCCTCTGAAGTCTATCGAAATCTTCATGCCCGTCTTAAGACACAATTG TCACTTGCTCCTATACCTGAAGATGAAACCGAGTTTGAAGAACAGAGCGACGAACAGAGTGACAATGGAGATGAAAATGATGAACAAGAAGAAGTGTTACATGTAGTAGAAAAAGATCAAGTTACTCCTCTTCAAGAGGAGGAAAAGGACAAAGGTTGGCAAGCAATTCCAAAGCCAAAGGGTCATTCGAGACTTGATTATTCACGATGGGACAGTGTTGAAGACGAATCAAGTAGCGACGATGAAGATGACGAAGACTACGAGGATTCACAACCGAAATATCGGTTTCGCTTAAGAACAGTTGGCGTGCGATCAGTTAAATAA
- the LOC124938447 gene encoding uncharacterized protein At4g15545-like yields the protein MSSPDFHIPDEVLAVIPTDPYEQLDLARKITSMAIASRVSNLELEVERLRKKVNDKDRSISELEDKVVQLDRACQEADTKFKLVQDDNVKLVKERDSLAMTARKLGRDLIKLETFKKHLMQSLNDDNSSPAETVDLDTSVQSAPRSYTVQDSDMNGQRKHNSLSALNGRAVENVSKQSMQRSSTTTHITPRLTPTGTPKMASTNVSPVRYSAAVSPQLTSGATSPVKSQHGSMSSWFPSSQQSSAANSPPRGGRPRGKEFFRLTRSRLSYEQFSAFLANIKEFNAQEKSKEETLRKSEEIFGIDNRDLYLSFHGLLTRNFK from the exons ATGTCGTCACCGGACTTTCATATTCCAGATGAGGTACTGGCAGTGATTCCTACCGATCCATACGAACAACTTGACCTCGCTAGGAAGATTACGTCAATGGCAATTGCATCTAGGGTATCAAATCTCGAATTGGAGGTTGAGAGGTTGAGGAAGAAGGTAAATGACAAGGATCGTTCTATATCGGAGCTTGAAGATAAGGTAGTGCAACTTGATCGGGCATGTCAGGAAGCTGATACGAAATTCAAGCTTGTTCAAGATGATAAT GTGAAGCTCGTGAAAGAGAGGGATTCGTTGGCAATGACGGCGAGGAAGCTAGGACGTGATTTGATTAAG TTGGAGACTTTTAAGAAGCATTTGATGCAGTCCCTCAATGATGACAATTCGTCA CCAGCTGAAACTGTTGATCTTGACACCTCTGTTCAATCAGCTCCCAGATCTTATACAGTCCAGG ATTCAGATATGAATGGTCAGAGGAAGCACAATTCGTTATCTGCCTTGAATGGCCGTGCAGTTGAAAATG TTTCGAAGCAATCTATGCAAAGAAGTTCAACAACAACACACATTACACCACGCCTTACTCCAACTGGAACTCCGAAAATGGCATCTACAAATGTATCTCCAGTCAGATATTCTGCTGCAGTATCCCCTCAGTTAACCTCAGGTGCAACATCTCCCGTTAAATCTCAACATGGTTCAATGTCTTCATGGTTTCCGTCTAGTCAGCAGTCATCAGCCGCAAATTCTCCACCTAGGGGAGGACGCCCAAGAGGAAAGGAGTTCTTTCGCCTAACAAG GAGCCGTCTTTCCTACGAACAATTCAGTGCATTTTTGGCAAACATAAAGGAGTTTAACGCTCAGGAGAAATCTAAAGAG GAGACTTTAAGGAAATCTGAGGAGATATTTGGAATAGACAATAGAGACCTTTATCTATCATTCCATGGATTGCTAACTCGCAATTTCAAATAA